One window of the Raphanus sativus cultivar WK10039 unplaced genomic scaffold, ASM80110v3 Scaffold1444, whole genome shotgun sequence genome contains the following:
- the LOC130504234 gene encoding biogenesis of lysosome-related organelles complex 1 subunit 1, whose product MSTPRSMLSTRGRVLPFTEKERTEEEAGTLESSLLQLIEDNRRSSLQLREKTDRSRKEAIRHAARTADLLVKAVNGGVEECFVNEKRIEAEIRSLAVTVARFGKQTDQWLAATHAVNSAVKEIGDFENWMKTMEFDCKKITAAIRNIHEDH is encoded by the exons ATGAGCACGCCGAGGTCGATGCTGTCAACGCGCGGGCGCGTGTTACCGTTTACGGAGAAGGAGAGAACGGAAGAAGAGGCCGGAACACTAGAATCGAGTCTCCTCCAGCTGATCGAGGACAACCGTCGATCGTCGCTGCAGCTCCGGGAAAAGACGGATAGATCGAGGAAGGAGGCGATCAGGCACGCGGCGAGAACGGCGGATCTGCTCGTGAAGGCGGTGAACGGAGGAGTGGAGGAGTGTTTCGTCAACGAGAAACGGATCGAGGCGGAGATAAGATCTCTGGCGGTTACGGTGGCGCGGTTCGGCAAACAGACGGATCAGTGGCTTGCCGCAACTCACGCCGTTAATAGCGCCGTTAAG GAGATTGGAGATTTTGAGAATTGGATGAAGACGATGGAGTTTGATTGCAAGAAAATAACTGCTGCGATTCGTAATATTCACGAAGATCACTAA